A genomic stretch from Leptotrichia sp. HSP-536 includes:
- a CDS encoding outer membrane beta-barrel protein → MKKTLIGLFLILGAVSFATVGKIEAKGGLDFGGKYNYGQNYKSQKSKAGSGEFGAEYRYEVIPGLELGGGTAFQFHKDLKDKVKGQNEKNFNSVPVYGTAKYKFDTPIAVKPYIKGDLGYSFNSGNYENARTGKFKAKNGAYYGVGGGIDFNNLSVELMFKENKGKYEHEGSLGPKSKYNTNYRRVTLGIGYDFNLGN, encoded by the coding sequence ATGAAAAAAACATTAATTGGTCTATTTTTAATTTTAGGAGCAGTTTCATTTGCAACTGTTGGAAAAATCGAAGCAAAAGGTGGGTTAGATTTTGGTGGAAAATATAATTACGGACAAAATTACAAAAGCCAAAAATCTAAAGCTGGTTCAGGGGAATTTGGTGCTGAATACAGATATGAAGTAATTCCTGGACTAGAATTAGGTGGAGGTACAGCTTTCCAATTTCACAAAGATTTAAAAGATAAAGTAAAGGGACAAAATGAAAAGAATTTTAACTCTGTTCCAGTTTATGGAACAGCTAAATATAAATTTGACACACCAATAGCTGTAAAACCTTATATTAAAGGTGATTTAGGGTATTCATTCAATAGTGGAAATTACGAAAATGCAAGAACAGGTAAATTTAAAGCTAAAAATGGTGCGTACTATGGTGTAGGTGGAGGAATTGATTTCAATAATCTAAGCGTAGAACTTATGTTTAAAGAAAATAAAGGTAAGTATGAACATGAAGGATCTTTAGGTCCTAAATCTAAATACAATACTAACTACAGAAGAGTAACTCTTGGCATAGGTTATGATTTCAATCTAGGAAACTAA